The Cognaticolwellia beringensis genome segment GAAACATAGTATTAGCGAAGAATGCCGTAAAAGTAACGTTTTTACGTTGCTCTGGCACAATCAATGTTTCAGCAATTGGGCTCATAATGGCATCAAACTTTGCTCGCATGGCATTTTTTAACTGTAAGCGACGTGTCCCTTTTTCTAGTTGTACTTGTTCATCGTTTGGTAAGTTAATCGCAATGGTTTTACCGCCAGCATTTGCATGACCGGCATAATAAATAACGTCATAAGCGTTTAAGTCAGCATCTGAGCCTGGAACTTCCGCTTTATATTTTTTACTCACCGGCAAACCACGTTGTAATTCAGGTAAAAATGCGGCGTATTTAGCAAGCTTTTCACTCCATGACATATCTTTGATCAGTACGTAAGATTCAAACGCAGCACGATAACCAAAAAGTTGATCTTCATAGGTTTCAATTGGACCGATAACAATATCAATGGGATTGTTTTTCATGTCCATCCAAGCAAAGTCAGATGCTTGGAAGTCATCATTACGTATTGCTTTAGCGCGCATATTAAGATAATTGGCGAATTCTTTGTCATCAGCAAAGGTGGCGGCTTTTTCTAAAATTACCGCAATGCGATTAATTTCATCACTATAGGCTTCTGAAAAGGCAATAGTGCTTAAACCACCATTTTTGTTTCTCAGTACCAATGAGTACAAACCATTTTTGTCATCAAAAGTTGCTTTTTCAAATTCAGCTTTGCTCATATCGCTAGGATAGAACTGAGCGCCATGATTTTTAGTTGCTGTATTAGTTAGAAAAGCTTTGTCGCCATTTAATCGATCCCAAGGACCATAATTAATACGAGCAAACTCTCTCACTTTTTCATCACTGATTGAAGCTAAGAAACTGGTTTTATCTTGGCCAAAAGCTTGTTGCCAGAATAAATCATCAATAATGTCTGAAGCTTCGATCAGTAAAGACAACATTTTTTTCTGGTTAGCTGATAGATGCGATAAGTCAGCTGTTAAGGTAACAGTTTTGTATATATCTAAGCGGTCTTGATATTCGGGTAATAAGTTAACACTTGCCGACGGTGTTACTTCGATGTTGTTGCCACCGCAAGCTGTTATTGTGCCAGCGATGATGAGCATAGAAGCGATTTTTGAAAGTTTCATGTAAGGTTTCTCTTTATAAATACCGGCTAGAGACTAACAAAATTAGTGATAAGCGCAAGCTCAAAGAATAAAAAATTATTCATCTTAAGGTTTTTCAGGCATAAAAAAACCGGCAGAAGCCGGTTTTTTAATTCTGTACAAAAATTAAAGCGCTTTGATAGCAGCGTTTAAACGGCTCTTGCTACGAGCTGCTTTATTTTTGTGAATAAGACCTTTGCTTGCATAACGATCTAAAATCGGTGCAGCAGCAGCAAATTCTGTAGATGCTTTTTCTTTGTCACCGGCTTCGATAGCAGAAATTACTTTTTTAAGTAAAGTACGCATCATTGAGCGACGGCTTGCATTGTGTTGACGGCGCTTTTCAGATTGTAATGCGCGCTTCTTAGCAGACTTTGAGTTAGCCAAGGTGAACTCCTAAAATTGAATAAATATTGCCTAAATTTAAGGCGACGAAATATGCCTGTTTTTAACTGGTTTGTCAAATAATTTACTGCTTTAATTTGACCGTTCGGATTATTACCCGTTTGTATAAATAAAACCAATGGCGCATTCTA includes the following:
- a CDS encoding dipeptidyl-peptidase 3 family protein, whose product is MKLSKIASMLIIAGTITACGGNNIEVTPSASVNLLPEYQDRLDIYKTVTLTADLSHLSANQKKMLSLLIEASDIIDDLFWQQAFGQDKTSFLASISDEKVREFARINYGPWDRLNGDKAFLTNTATKNHGAQFYPSDMSKAEFEKATFDDKNGLYSLVLRNKNGGLSTIAFSEAYSDEINRIAVILEKAATFADDKEFANYLNMRAKAIRNDDFQASDFAWMDMKNNPIDIVIGPIETYEDQLFGYRAAFESYVLIKDMSWSEKLAKYAAFLPELQRGLPVSKKYKAEVPGSDADLNAYDVIYYAGHANAGGKTIAINLPNDEQVQLEKGTRRLQLKNAMRAKFDAIMSPIAETLIVPEQRKNVTFTAFFANTMFHEVAHGLGIKNTINDKGSVRQSLKEHASALEEGKADILGLYMIRQLLAKNVITEGTLEDYYTTFLTGIFRSVRFGASSAHGKANMVRFNYFAEHEAFSRNEQGLYSVNVEKMTAAIDSLSELILTLQGNGDYDGVDKLVAKSGVINSSLAADLASLETAKIPVDITFKQGKKVLGLN
- the rpsT gene encoding 30S ribosomal protein S20 — translated: MANSKSAKKRALQSEKRRQHNASRRSMMRTLLKKVISAIEAGDKEKASTEFAAAAPILDRYASKGLIHKNKAARSKSRLNAAIKAL